One stretch of Flavobacterium sp. 9 DNA includes these proteins:
- a CDS encoding ROK family protein, with amino-acid sequence MNKEYAVGLDIGGTHITAAIIDIVGMKVIDFSLHKESFDSNLPVEEVMTIWEKAIRTSIENSKVETTTGLAVCMPGPFDYENGVCWIKGQSKYEHFYGLNVRDLFQNKLNLSNDFPILFENDAVCFGKGEVFKDADNLSKKVMAITLGTGLGACFIDKGESINTGDLVPKDGEIYDQPYRHGIAEDYVSARGLIAGYFALSGKKISNGLELFNLAKAEDKVAIKAFEKMGEDLAAIVIPWLEKFSADSFIIGGKIANASEFFLPTFNKKLEESGSKVNVSVSTDNEIAALLGATSLLYTA; translated from the coding sequence ATGAATAAAGAATATGCCGTTGGATTAGACATTGGAGGTACACATATTACCGCAGCGATTATAGATATTGTAGGTATGAAAGTCATTGATTTTTCGTTGCATAAAGAGTCGTTTGATTCTAATTTGCCAGTAGAAGAAGTAATGACAATTTGGGAAAAAGCGATCAGAACTTCTATCGAAAATTCTAAAGTAGAAACCACAACTGGATTGGCAGTTTGCATGCCTGGGCCATTTGATTATGAAAATGGAGTTTGCTGGATAAAAGGGCAATCAAAATACGAGCATTTTTATGGATTAAATGTTCGGGATTTGTTTCAGAATAAATTGAATCTGTCAAATGATTTTCCGATCCTTTTTGAAAATGATGCGGTTTGTTTTGGTAAAGGCGAAGTTTTTAAAGATGCTGATAATCTTTCTAAAAAAGTAATGGCAATCACACTTGGAACAGGACTTGGCGCTTGTTTTATTGACAAAGGAGAATCTATAAATACAGGTGATTTAGTACCAAAAGACGGAGAAATATATGATCAGCCTTACAGACACGGAATTGCCGAAGATTATGTTTCTGCGCGTGGACTTATTGCTGGTTATTTCGCTTTAAGCGGAAAAAAAATAAGCAACGGATTGGAGCTTTTTAATTTGGCTAAAGCCGAAGATAAAGTAGCAATAAAGGCGTTTGAAAAAATGGGAGAAGATTTAGCTGCGATTGTTATTCCGTGGTTAGAAAAATTCTCGGCAGATAGTTTTATTATTGGAGGAAAAATTGCAAATGCGAGTGAGTTTTTCTTACCGACTTTCAACAAGAAATTAGAAGAATCAGGAAGTAAAGTCAATGTTTCGGTTTCTACAGATAATGAAATTGCAGCATTATTAGGAGCGACAAGTTTGCTTTATACAGCTTAG
- a CDS encoding isoaspartyl peptidase/L-asparaginase family protein, with the protein MTNSNRRNFIKTAAIASVAVALQSFNSNSEEEEKIIVSKKVKKPIVLSTWRFGIPANEAAWEVLKKNGTALDAVEAGVKIPEADPKERSVGYGGRPDRDGRVTLDACIMDENANIGSVACLEYIKHPISVARAVMEKTPHVMLVGDGALQFALSQGFKKENLLTEESEKEWKEWLKDSKYKPIANIENHDTIGMIALDANGNLSGACTTSGMAFKMHGRVGDSPIIGAGLYVDNEIGAATATGHGEEVIRISGCHLVVELMRQGKSPQKACEEAVARIIKLTKNRNKELKDIQVGFIALNKEGEYGSYCVQSGFNYAVYDDTGNKLIDADYFLK; encoded by the coding sequence ATGACAAATTCAAATCGTAGAAATTTTATAAAAACGGCAGCAATAGCTTCAGTTGCTGTGGCGTTGCAATCTTTTAATTCAAATTCTGAAGAAGAAGAAAAAATCATAGTTTCGAAGAAAGTAAAAAAGCCAATTGTACTTTCGACCTGGCGATTTGGAATTCCTGCAAACGAAGCTGCCTGGGAAGTTCTAAAAAAGAACGGAACGGCTTTGGACGCTGTTGAAGCCGGAGTGAAAATTCCTGAAGCCGATCCAAAAGAAAGAAGCGTAGGTTATGGCGGACGTCCGGATAGAGATGGCCGTGTAACGTTGGACGCTTGCATTATGGATGAAAACGCTAATATAGGATCTGTAGCTTGTTTAGAATATATAAAGCATCCAATATCAGTTGCGAGAGCAGTGATGGAAAAAACGCCTCACGTAATGTTAGTTGGTGACGGAGCATTGCAATTTGCATTATCTCAAGGTTTCAAAAAAGAAAACCTGCTAACAGAAGAATCCGAAAAAGAATGGAAAGAATGGCTAAAAGACAGTAAATACAAACCAATTGCGAATATCGAAAATCACGATACAATTGGAATGATTGCTTTGGATGCCAACGGAAATCTTTCGGGAGCATGCACCACAAGCGGAATGGCTTTTAAGATGCACGGTCGGGTAGGAGATTCTCCAATTATTGGCGCAGGTTTATATGTAGATAATGAAATTGGAGCAGCAACGGCAACAGGTCACGGCGAAGAAGTAATCAGAATTTCCGGCTGTCATTTAGTCGTTGAATTAATGCGACAAGGAAAATCGCCTCAAAAAGCTTGTGAAGAAGCTGTCGCAAGAATTATAAAACTCACCAAGAATAGAAACAAAGAATTAAAGGATATTCAGGTAGGTTTTATTGCCCTGAATAAAGAAGGAGAATATGGTTCGTATTGTGTTCAGAGTGGTTTTAACTATGCAGTTTATGATGATACAGGAAACAAATTAATCGATGCCGATTATTTCCTGAAGTAA
- a CDS encoding zinc ribbon domain-containing protein has product MKTICSKCEAENDSNSKYCSNCGYELSRNESENITPEIKKETAGKPEKKFNLKTFLGFVVGFVIVFFATQTLFNPSIDKQLTETANEMNKSCPMRVDEYTTLKNVVALPDKTIQYNYILGLTKAEVKLDTVKKYIFPGVLENIKSNPQMKSFRDNKVTLNYHYTDKNGEFVTEYIVKPEMYE; this is encoded by the coding sequence ATGAAGACTATTTGTTCAAAATGTGAAGCAGAAAATGATTCAAATTCAAAATATTGCTCCAATTGTGGTTATGAATTGTCGAGAAACGAAAGCGAGAATATAACTCCTGAAATCAAAAAAGAAACTGCTGGTAAGCCAGAAAAGAAATTTAACCTTAAAACATTTTTAGGATTTGTAGTGGGTTTTGTAATTGTATTTTTTGCAACACAAACCTTGTTTAACCCATCGATTGATAAGCAACTTACCGAGACAGCAAACGAAATGAATAAAAGCTGTCCGATGAGAGTTGATGAATATACAACTTTGAAAAACGTTGTTGCTTTACCGGATAAAACGATTCAGTATAATTATATTTTAGGATTAACGAAAGCTGAGGTTAAATTGGATACCGTAAAGAAATATATTTTCCCGGGAGTTTTAGAAAATATAAAAAGCAATCCTCAGATGAAATCGTTCAGAGATAATAAAGTTACTTTGAACTACCATTACACAGATAAGAACGGAGAATTCGTAACAGAATATATCGTAAAACCTGAAATGTATGAATAA
- a CDS encoding T9SS type A sorting domain-containing protein, with protein sequence MKKLYLLLPFLLPLITYSQDILWEKSYGGQHADYLFDAQPTADYGFILAGSSLSNKTGNKSDDNHGDLDYWVWKMTEKGELDWQKSFGGSGFDLLQSIKNTKDGGFILAGTSSSGTGFQKAEDCKGLTDFWVIKLDASGAEQWQRTIGGNGSDELLCAFQTRDGGYILGGSSSPSPVSILDIKPDAKSLTTTKADLYSKSEKSRGNMDYWVVKLDKQGVIEWQKTYGGEYADLLRSMEQTTDNGFILAGYSTSSRSGDKTESNKGIGDVWVLKINDVGEIEWQNSYGAEGDDQPYVIHQTNDGGYIIGANSNSTNPLTLLGGIVGNGTDYWVLKLDEEGGVVWSKTYDFGKVDILTSLVENKDHTYLIGGYAQSERRVPREGIVGKLTNVAVKEKDGINDYIALKIDEKGEELWNKTVGSAGEDILRKLIETRDGGYLMAGTSNSGASKDKNSNIGGSDFWVVKLKDKTKIEKVKSSIEAIPNPVSTYTNVIIGYDFTSGTASVVDMTGRTLQNFSISSRTVPVDLSAYAEGIYIINIKTDVKTESVKVIKRITSK encoded by the coding sequence ATGAAAAAACTTTACCTACTCCTTCCTTTTTTATTGCCATTAATTACTTATTCTCAAGATATTCTTTGGGAAAAATCATATGGAGGACAACATGCTGATTACCTTTTTGACGCACAGCCAACAGCCGACTATGGTTTTATTTTGGCAGGAAGTTCATTATCTAATAAAACAGGAAATAAATCAGACGATAATCATGGAGATCTTGATTATTGGGTGTGGAAAATGACTGAAAAGGGAGAACTTGACTGGCAGAAAAGTTTTGGAGGAAGTGGATTTGATTTACTTCAAAGTATCAAAAACACAAAAGATGGTGGATTTATTCTGGCAGGAACTTCAAGTTCAGGAACAGGTTTTCAAAAAGCAGAAGATTGTAAAGGACTTACTGATTTTTGGGTTATAAAATTAGATGCTTCCGGAGCTGAGCAGTGGCAACGAACAATTGGCGGCAATGGTTCAGATGAATTGTTATGCGCTTTTCAGACCAGAGACGGAGGTTATATTTTAGGAGGATCTTCAAGCCCCAGCCCTGTCTCTATTTTAGATATTAAACCTGATGCAAAGTCCCTGACAACTACCAAAGCAGATTTGTACAGTAAATCAGAAAAAAGTCGAGGCAACATGGATTACTGGGTTGTAAAATTGGACAAACAAGGTGTTATTGAGTGGCAAAAAACTTACGGAGGAGAATATGCAGACTTACTAAGAAGTATGGAGCAAACAACAGACAATGGTTTTATTCTGGCGGGATATTCCACTTCATCACGATCTGGTGATAAAACGGAAAGCAATAAAGGAATTGGAGATGTTTGGGTTTTAAAAATAAATGATGTTGGAGAAATAGAGTGGCAAAATTCTTATGGGGCAGAAGGTGATGACCAGCCTTATGTAATTCATCAGACAAATGATGGCGGATATATTATAGGAGCAAATTCAAACAGTACAAACCCACTTACTTTATTGGGAGGAATAGTTGGAAACGGAACCGATTATTGGGTTTTGAAACTAGATGAAGAAGGAGGAGTTGTATGGAGTAAAACCTATGATTTTGGAAAAGTGGATATTTTGACCTCATTGGTAGAAAACAAAGATCATACGTATTTAATTGGCGGATATGCCCAAAGTGAAAGAAGAGTTCCAAGAGAGGGAATCGTTGGAAAATTAACCAATGTGGCTGTCAAAGAAAAAGACGGAATCAATGATTATATCGCCTTAAAGATTGATGAAAAAGGAGAGGAATTGTGGAATAAAACCGTTGGAAGTGCAGGCGAGGATATTCTTAGAAAATTGATAGAAACCCGCGATGGAGGATATTTGATGGCAGGAACGTCTAATTCAGGCGCTTCAAAAGATAAAAACTCCAATATTGGGGGTAGTGATTTTTGGGTTGTAAAGTTGAAAGACAAAACAAAAATCGAAAAAGTTAAATCAAGTATAGAAGCCATTCCAAATCCGGTATCGACATATACAAATGTTATTATAGGTTACGATTTTACTTCAGGAACAGCCAGTGTTGTGGATATGACAGGTAGAACGCTGCAAAATTTCAGTATCTCGAGTAGAACTGTACCAGTTGATTTAAGTGCTTATGCAGAGGGAATTTACATCATCAATATTAAAACAGATGTAAAAACAGAATCTGTAAAAGTGATCAAAAGAATAACAAGTAAATAA